The DNA segment CCCTCTCCTGGCATAAGTCAGGAGAGGGGGAAGGGGTTGTGGGGTTGGGGGTGAGGAAAGGGCAGGGACAGGGGGCTGAGGAGATACGATCTCTGTTTCCTTTGTGGCTGAAAAAAACCCGCTCCGAAGGTTGAGTTGTCATGCCACCAAGAACACAAAGGGCGCAAAGGGGTAGGACATTTGGGGGAAAATATGTGATCTCTGTGTCCTTTGCGGCGTGCGATCCAAAAACGGATGCTGAGTACGTCGGCTGGATGGTACCGGAGGGATTCCGATTGACGCTGCCCATCTGCTATGGTAAACTCGGCGCCGATTTTCCACCGCGCTTCTTCTTTCCAACGCGTGTCGACAATCCCAAATTTCGGGCAGCGTCGAGCGCCGCCGGCAACGGGGCGGACTGGGCGCGGACGCCCGCGGAAAGAACGATCGGCGCCATTCTTACGGCCTGGGAGGCGTAATGGAACGGAACATTGTGGTCGCGGAAGCCACCGGACATTTCATCGAGGACTATCCGGTCGAGATCGTCGAACGCAAGGGGATCGGCCACCCGGATTCGCTTTGCGACGGGATCGCCGAACGCATTTCGGTGGAGTATACCCGCTGGTGCCAGGACAACCTCGGCACGGTGCTGCATCACAACTTCGACAAGGTTCAACTGGTCGCGGGCGAGGTTCAAGTGGGGTTCGGCAAGGGGGAGCTGCTACGGCCGATCCACATCCAGATCGCGGGGCGCGGCACGCCCGAATTCCGCGGCCAAATGATCCCGATGGACGCGATCGCAATCAACGCCGCCAAACTGCACGTCCGCGAGACGATGAAAAACCTGGATCCGGACAAGCACATGGTTATCGATTGCTTCGCCGGCGCCGGGGCGGCGGAGCTGGCGCACACGGTGGACCACGTGCGGGCCAACGACACCTCCTTCGGCTGCGCGCACTGGCCGCGCTCCCAGGTGGAAACGGCCGTCTACGAATCGGCCCAGTACCTGAACTACGAGCTGATCAAGATATTCCCGGTCGGCGAGGACGTCAAGGTGATGGGCATGCGCAAGGGCGACCAGATGGTCCTAACCTGCGCGGTGCCG comes from the Anaerolineales bacterium genome and includes:
- a CDS encoding methionine adenosyltransferase, with the protein product MERNIVVAEATGHFIEDYPVEIVERKGIGHPDSLCDGIAERISVEYTRWCQDNLGTVLHHNFDKVQLVAGEVQVGFGKGELLRPIHIQIAGRGTPEFRGQMIPMDAIAINAAKLHVRETMKNLDPDKHMVIDCFAGAGAAELAHTVDHVRANDTSFGCAHWPRSQVETAVYESAQYLNYELIKIFPVGEDVKVMGMRKGDQMVLTCAVPFISTEVKDLGEYLEARKGVRDSVQAFAEKLAPRRTLTVDVNTADDDAGGEVYLTMTGTSAECGDDGSVGRGNRVTGLITPFRTASLEAAAGKNPISHVGKIYNVLAFLAAQEIVKEIPEVHEASVYILSQIGHPLDQPLIATATIKPDKGSMTKGMEEKVRQVLDRRLEKVHEVRGLMAEQKVKLY